One part of the Amaranthus tricolor cultivar Red isolate AtriRed21 chromosome 16, ASM2621246v1, whole genome shotgun sequence genome encodes these proteins:
- the LOC130802065 gene encoding cytochrome c biogenesis protein CcsA, with amino-acid sequence MIFSTLEHILTHISFSTVSVVIILHLITLLVNEKVGLYNSFENGMIVTFFCLTGLLITRWVYWKHLPLSDLYESLIFLSWSFYLSHLIPYFLKKDKNSLSAITAPSAILTQGFATSGFLTEMHQSAILVPALQSQWLMMHVSMMVLGYAALLCGSLLSVTLLTITFQKYIFDKRKYVLNKSFFFAEIQYMNEKTNSVQNTSPFYVRNYYRSQLIEQLDHWSYRVISLGFIFLTMGILSGAVWANEAWGSYWNWDPKETWAFITWTVFAIYLHIRTNRNFRSASSAIVAFIGFLIIWICYFGVNLLGIGLHSYGSFPLTLN; translated from the coding sequence atgattttttccactttagagCATATTTTAACTCATATTTCCTTTTCAACGGTTTCCGTTGTAATTATACTCCATTTGATCACTTTATTAGTCAATGAAAAAGTAGGACTATATAATTCATTCGAAAACGGCATGATAGTTACTTTTTTCTGTCTAACAGGATTATTAATTACTCGTTGGGTTTATTGGAAACATTTACCATTAAGTGATCTATATGAATCATTAATCTTCCTTTCCTGGAGTTTCTACCTTAGTCATTTGAttccatattttttaaaaaaagataaaaattcatTAAGTGCAATAACTGCGCCAAGTGCTATTTTGACTCAAGGATTTGCTACGTCGGGCTTTTTAACAGAAATGCATCAATCCGCAATATTAGTACCCGCTCTCCAATCTCAATGGTTAATGATGCATGTAAGTATGATGGTATTAGGTTATGCAGCTCTTTTATGTGGATCATTATTATCAGTAACACTTCTAACGATtacatttcaaaaatatatttttgataaacgaaaatatgtattaaataaGTCATTTTTCTTCGCTGAGATTCAATACATGAATGAAAAAACCAATAGTGTCCAAAACACTTCGCCCTTTTATGTTCGAAATTATTACAGATCCCAATTGATTGAACAGCTGGATCATTGGAGTTATCGTGTTATTAGTCTAGGCTTTATCTTTTTAACTATGGGTATTCTTTCAGGAGCAGTATGGGCCAATGAGGCGTGGGGATCGTATTGGAATTGGGACCCCAAAGAAACTTGGGCATTTATCACTTGGACCGTATTTGCAATTTATTTACATATCCGAACAAATCGAAATTTTCGGAGTGCAAGTTCTGCAATTGTGGCGTTTATAGGTTTTCTTATAATTTGGATATGCTATTTTGGGGTCAATCTATTAGGAATAGGGCTACATAGTTATGGTTCATTTCCATTAACGCTTAATTAA